In Xylocopa sonorina isolate GNS202 chromosome 3, iyXylSono1_principal, whole genome shotgun sequence, one genomic interval encodes:
- the LOC143422539 gene encoding uncharacterized protein LOC143422539, with translation MTSSVHEMKEIVLRDIEPVLRQKIGDHVVVENFTAKSLLPPGENYGSTIMGVHVELKNEKTEKKEDLHLVAKMSPPTEYQKRIFNSARTFVKEIFMYETIVPLYTKLQLECGLKKSELFDILPKFYGSRLSLQADGEFDDDAVIFMEDLKVNGYYHGDRSIGYDLEHSEEAVKALAKFHALGIATKQKKPGMFEVFKMHAKFLQIEGSPDNLFKMVLVSIKEDPEMSPYYDRCNNILTGLTMDELWTDVLREPWTSIIHSDFWVNNVLFHRSEKGKVDSVKFIDFQMYMYASPIRDLLFFLYSSVKDDVTEEQIEDLMDLYYETLLNMLTKMGCSTEQFSKEDYKAKMAEDAVREFVHLCFMIKVLMLDTNEISDFNVDKMETVMREHAGNQQFTERLRRLVLTFVKRNWI, from the exons ATGACCAGCAGTGTTCATGAAATGAAAGAAATTGTGTTGCGCGATATCGAGCCGGTTTTGCGCCAGAAGATAGGTGACCATGTGGTCGTAGAAAATTTCACCGCTAAATCATTGTTACCACCCGGAGAAAATTATGGGAGTACTATTATGGGTGTACACGTTGAATTAAAGAATGAAAAAACAGAAAAGAAAGAGGACCTTCATCTTGTAGCGAAGATGTCACCGCCAACCGAATACCAGAAGCGCATCTTTAATAGTGCTCGTACATTTGTAAAAGAGATCTTTATGTACGAGACTATCGTACCGTTGTATACTAAATTGCAACTGGAGTGCGGCTTAAAGAAGAGCGAGTTATTCGACATTCTGCCGAAATTCTATGGCTCCAGGCTATCTTTACAAGCAGACGGAGAGTTTGACGATGATGCTGTCATATTTATGGAGGATTTAAAAGTGAACGGCTACTACCACGGTGATAGATCTATAG GTTACGACTTAGAACATTCAGAAGAAGCGGTTAAAGCTTTGGCGAAGTTTCACGCTTTAGGAATCGCCACAAAACAGAAGAAACCTGGTATGTTCGAGGTATTCAAGATGCACGCGAAATTTTTGCAAATCGAGGGGAGCCCGGACAATCTGTTCAAGATGGTGCTCGTTAGTATCAAAGAAGATCCAGAAATGTCGCCTTATTACGATAGATGTAATAACATTCTGACAGGATTGACGATGGACGAACTTTGGACGGATGTTCTACGTGAACCATGGACGTCTATTATCCACTCTGACTTTTGGGTGAACAACGTGTTGTTCCATCGTAGCGAGAAAGGCAAAGTCGACAGCGTAAAATTCATCGACTTCCAAATGTATATGTACGCTAGCCCTATACGAGATCTGCTCTTTTTCCTCTATTCCAGCGTGAAGGACGATGTAACGGAAGAACAGATCGAAGATTTGATGGATCTGTATTACGAAACTTTGTTAAACATGCTTACTAAAATGGGATGTAGTACAGAACAgtttagcaaggaagattacaaGGCAAAAATGGCCGAAGACGCTGTACGCGAGTTCgttcatttatgtttcatgataaaagtgCTCATGTTGGACACAAACGAAATCAGTGATTTCAATGTCGACAAAATGGAAACCGTTATGCGTGAACACGCTGGAAATCAACAATTTACCGAACGGCTACGCCGGCTGGTGCTAACTTTCGTTAAACGTAACTGGATCTAA
- the Oscillin gene encoding glucosamine-6-phosphate isomerase Oscillin isoform X2, translating into MRLVICDTVDYVAEWSAKYVLKRINDFQPNENKYFVLGLPTGGTPLGMYRKLIEYFKAGKISFKYVKTFNMDEYVDLPRDHPESYHYYMYNNFFKHIDIDPQNVHILNGNAPDLVQECDNFEKKIKEAGGIELFIGGIGPDGHIAFNEPGSSLASRTRVKTLAQDTLEANARFFGNDISKVPKQALTVGVGTVMDAKEVMILITGSHKAFALYKAIEEGINHMWTVSAFQQHPHTIIICDEDATLELRVKTVKYFKNLWDIHSKLIDEHAKLSI; encoded by the exons ATGCGTTTAGTGATCTGCGATACAGTGGATTATGTGGCAGAATGGTCTGCTAAATATGTTTTAAAAAGAATCAATGATTTTCaaccaaatgaaaataaatattttgtccTTGGTCTTCCAACAG GTGGTACACCTTTGGGAATGTATAGAAAACTTATAGAATATTTTAAAGCTGGAAAAATTTCCTTCAAGTATGTAAAAACCTTCAATATGGATGAATATGTTGATTTACCCAGGGATCATCCAGAATCTTATCATTATTATATGTATAATAATTTCTTTAAACATATAGATATAGATCCACAAAATGTGCATATACTTAATGGTAATGCACCAGACCTTGTACAGGAATGTGACAATTTTGAAAAGAAAATTAAAGAAGCTGGTGGTATTGAATTATTTATTGGTG GTATTGGTCCAGATGGACACATAGCTTTCAATGAACCAGGATCCTCTTTAGCATCTCGTACAAGAGTGAAAACATTGGCTCAGGATACATTAGAAGCAAATGCAAGATTCTTTGGAAATGATATCTCAAAAGTTCCTAAACAAGCATTGACTGTCGGTGTCGGTACAGTAATGGATGCTAAAGAAGTAATGATCCTGATTACAGGATCTCATAAAGCATTTGCTCTTTATAAGGCAATAGAAGAAGGAATCAATCATATGTGGACTGTGTCAGCTTTCCAGCAGCATCCTCATACGATAATTATTTGTGACGAAGATGCAACTCTAGAATTGCGTGTGAAAACTGTGAAATATTTTAAG AATTTATGGGATATCCACAGTAAACTAATTGATGAACATGCAAAACTATCCATTTAA
- the Oscillin gene encoding glucosamine-6-phosphate isomerase Oscillin isoform X1 yields the protein MRLVICDTVDYVAEWSAKYVLKRINDFQPNENKYFVLGLPTGGTPLGMYRKLIEYFKAGKISFKYVKTFNMDEYVDLPRDHPESYHYYMYNNFFKHIDIDPQNVHILNGNAPDLVQECDNFEKKIKEAGGIELFIGGIGPDGHIAFNEPGSSLASRTRVKTLAQDTLEANARFFGNDISKVPKQALTVGVGTVMDAKEVMILITGSHKAFALYKAIEEGINHMWTVSAFQQHPHTIIICDEDATLELRVKTVKYFKALSAVHHKLIEEDGDAIPRRSIQNS from the exons ATGCGTTTAGTGATCTGCGATACAGTGGATTATGTGGCAGAATGGTCTGCTAAATATGTTTTAAAAAGAATCAATGATTTTCaaccaaatgaaaataaatattttgtccTTGGTCTTCCAACAG GTGGTACACCTTTGGGAATGTATAGAAAACTTATAGAATATTTTAAAGCTGGAAAAATTTCCTTCAAGTATGTAAAAACCTTCAATATGGATGAATATGTTGATTTACCCAGGGATCATCCAGAATCTTATCATTATTATATGTATAATAATTTCTTTAAACATATAGATATAGATCCACAAAATGTGCATATACTTAATGGTAATGCACCAGACCTTGTACAGGAATGTGACAATTTTGAAAAGAAAATTAAAGAAGCTGGTGGTATTGAATTATTTATTGGTG GTATTGGTCCAGATGGACACATAGCTTTCAATGAACCAGGATCCTCTTTAGCATCTCGTACAAGAGTGAAAACATTGGCTCAGGATACATTAGAAGCAAATGCAAGATTCTTTGGAAATGATATCTCAAAAGTTCCTAAACAAGCATTGACTGTCGGTGTCGGTACAGTAATGGATGCTAAAGAAGTAATGATCCTGATTACAGGATCTCATAAAGCATTTGCTCTTTATAAGGCAATAGAAGAAGGAATCAATCATATGTGGACTGTGTCAGCTTTCCAGCAGCATCCTCATACGATAATTATTTGTGACGAAGATGCAACTCTAGAATTGCGTGTGAAAACTGTGAAATATTTTAAG GCTCTCAGTGCTGTACATCACAAATTGATTGAAGAGGACGGAGATGCAATCCCTCGTCGTTCAATACAAAACAGTTAA